The following coding sequences are from one Veillonella rodentium window:
- a CDS encoding sulfate/molybdate ABC transporter ATP-binding protein, with product MYVELCNVNKYYDTYHASKDINIGIEQGDVLALLGPSGSGKTTILRMIAGLETPDSGDIKINNTIVNTIAPRDRGIGFLFQNYALFRYMTVFENIAFGLEMQGLSKQDIKKRVTELLDLIGLSGLEKRHPSELSGGQKQRVAFARALAPRPNVLLLDEPFAAIDVKVKEELRSWLKETIKKVGITTIFVTHDQEEAVELADYIVVTNQGRVEQMGTSRDIYGAPQTPFVAQFMGKSTEVTSYRQLKGFETSIAGSSAIIRPESIKIYKKGSLKQYMSAAERGVIERILFKGNHMELWVRIGDIVTYSNADLDGMEFEVGEAVDVLIYRLYIFEHNMTHVVENSKMSTDNLYYI from the coding sequence ATGTATGTGGAATTGTGTAATGTTAATAAATATTATGATACATACCATGCATCAAAAGATATAAATATAGGTATTGAACAAGGTGATGTCCTCGCATTGCTCGGTCCCAGTGGCAGTGGTAAAACCACTATACTTCGCATGATTGCCGGTTTAGAAACGCCGGATTCTGGAGATATTAAGATTAATAATACCATCGTGAATACGATAGCACCTCGTGACCGGGGAATTGGTTTTCTATTTCAAAACTATGCTTTATTTCGCTACATGACAGTCTTTGAAAATATTGCATTTGGCCTTGAGATGCAAGGACTTAGTAAACAGGATATAAAAAAACGTGTTACTGAGTTATTAGACCTCATTGGTCTCAGTGGTTTGGAAAAGCGACATCCCAGTGAATTGTCAGGGGGGCAAAAACAACGTGTTGCTTTTGCGCGAGCCTTAGCCCCAAGACCTAATGTTTTGCTGCTGGATGAACCGTTTGCGGCTATTGACGTTAAGGTGAAAGAAGAGTTACGGAGTTGGCTGAAGGAAACTATTAAAAAAGTGGGCATTACAACTATTTTTGTTACTCATGATCAAGAGGAAGCCGTTGAATTAGCTGATTATATAGTTGTAACCAATCAAGGACGTGTCGAGCAAATGGGGACCTCCCGTGATATTTATGGGGCGCCTCAAACGCCATTCGTGGCGCAGTTTATGGGAAAGTCAACAGAGGTGACATCATATCGGCAGCTGAAAGGCTTTGAAACATCTATCGCGGGCTCGTCTGCTATCATTAGGCCGGAATCGATTAAGATTTATAAAAAGGGCAGTTTAAAACAGTATATGAGCGCTGCCGAGCGAGGCGTCATAGAACGCATCTTGTTTAAGGGGAATCATATGGAATTATGGGTACGTATAGGCGATATTGTGACCTATAGTAATGCTGATTTAGATGGTATGGAATTCGAGGTCGGTGAAGCAGTTGATGTACTTATTTACCGTCTCTATATATTTGAACATAATATGACCCATGTTGTGGAAAACAGCAAAATGAGCACGGATAATCTGTATTATATTTAA
- a CDS encoding sulfate ABC transporter substrate-binding protein — protein sequence MKYIFVVICLLVLAVYGGCGRESKVDGSHVRLTNVSYDTTREFYERYNQLFHDTYMAKTGYDVNISQSHGGSSGQARSVMEGNNADVVTLGSEQDINLLAKVHLIQDDWIDAFPNHSAPYTSTIVMLVRKGNPLGIQDWNDLIKTDVHVIAPDPKSSSGACWIFLAAWYYGSQYYGDDTGAKEFVHKLYRNVTILDSGARSSTTTFVENGQGDVLLLWENEAFHLLNQYPDTYEMITPSVSIQAEPSVAVVTGVTDRNGTTTFAKDYISFLYDEQSQRLLADYGFRPSNKRVMADYTDRFNTQMKLTTIRNFGGWPAVYERFFKDGGVFDEIYGT from the coding sequence ATGAAGTATATTTTTGTTGTCATATGCTTACTTGTGTTAGCGGTCTACGGCGGTTGTGGCAGAGAAAGTAAAGTGGATGGCAGCCACGTCAGATTAACTAATGTTTCTTATGATACAACACGTGAGTTTTATGAGCGATACAATCAACTTTTTCATGACACATATATGGCTAAAACTGGATATGACGTGAATATTTCCCAGTCTCATGGCGGATCAAGCGGGCAGGCTCGATCCGTAATGGAAGGAAATAATGCAGATGTGGTTACACTTGGTTCCGAGCAAGATATCAATTTATTAGCTAAAGTTCATTTGATACAAGATGACTGGATTGATGCATTTCCTAATCATTCTGCACCTTATACCTCGACTATTGTTATGTTAGTAAGAAAAGGAAATCCGTTGGGTATACAGGACTGGAACGATTTAATAAAAACCGATGTTCATGTCATAGCTCCTGATCCTAAAAGCAGTAGCGGCGCTTGTTGGATTTTTCTTGCCGCATGGTATTACGGGTCGCAATATTATGGAGATGATACAGGGGCTAAAGAGTTTGTACACAAGTTATACCGTAATGTGACTATTCTTGATTCAGGGGCGCGCAGTTCGACTACGACATTTGTAGAAAATGGTCAAGGTGATGTTCTTCTGTTATGGGAAAATGAAGCGTTTCATTTACTAAATCAGTATCCTGATACCTATGAAATGATTACACCCTCCGTCAGTATTCAGGCGGAGCCAAGTGTAGCGGTTGTAACGGGGGTGACAGATAGAAATGGGACGACTACATTTGCCAAGGATTATATATCATTCTTATATGATGAACAATCTCAACGATTATTAGCCGACTATGGGTTTAGACCATCTAATAAACGAGTGATGGCTGACTATACTGATCGATTTAATACACAGATGAAATTAACTACAATACGCAATTTTGGTGGCTGGCCTGCAGTGTATGAACGGTTCTTCAAAGATGGAGGTGTATTTGATGAAATTTATGGCACCTAA
- a CDS encoding sulfate ABC transporter permease — protein MKYRSVGEVLTIVVVILFIICMLVIPLISVLANGFSKGVDFYIAAVSTNYVISAIGLTLGTMIVTVFVTGVFGLAAAYCIGKFEFPGKSFLITLIDVPFSVSPVIAGLAFIMTFGRMSWLHPYIESINSYFNLDIRVVFAVPGVILATIFVTFPFIYREVIPVLFTQGKEEEEAAALMGASGWTIFWRITFPTVKWPFLYGVILCSARALGEFGAVAALSKARGETFTLPLEIDALYMSGSENGVVSAFAVSSVLVGMALLMLLIRSIVEKKGQS, from the coding sequence ATGAAATATCGATCTGTCGGTGAAGTGCTGACGATAGTGGTTGTCATATTATTTATTATATGTATGCTTGTTATTCCTTTAATTAGTGTATTGGCTAATGGCTTTTCCAAGGGCGTAGATTTTTATATAGCGGCCGTATCGACAAATTATGTTATTTCTGCGATTGGTCTTACACTCGGTACAATGATAGTTACGGTATTTGTTACAGGTGTATTTGGTTTAGCCGCTGCTTATTGTATTGGTAAGTTCGAGTTTCCGGGAAAATCTTTTTTGATAACTCTTATTGATGTTCCGTTTTCAGTATCTCCGGTTATTGCAGGGCTTGCATTTATTATGACTTTTGGCCGTATGAGTTGGTTGCATCCATATATTGAAAGTATCAATTCTTATTTTAATCTTGACATTCGTGTTGTATTTGCTGTTCCCGGTGTGATACTGGCAACCATTTTTGTAACCTTTCCTTTTATTTATCGAGAAGTCATTCCTGTTTTATTTACACAAGGAAAAGAAGAGGAAGAGGCGGCTGCTTTAATGGGAGCATCAGGGTGGACTATTTTCTGGCGAATTACATTCCCGACTGTTAAATGGCCTTTTTTATATGGCGTAATTCTCTGTAGTGCACGTGCATTGGGAGAGTTCGGTGCGGTAGCGGCACTGTCCAAGGCGAGAGGTGAAACATTTACGTTGCCTTTAGAAATTGATGCCTTATATATGTCCGGGTCAGAAAATGGCGTAGTATCCGCTTTTGCGGTTTCTTCCGTTTTAGTTGGTATGGCGTTACTTATGCTTCTTATTCGCAGTATTGTAGAAAAGAAAGGACAATCCTAA
- the cysT gene encoding sulfate ABC transporter permease subunit CysT — MKFMAPKGNTPIPGFGMTLGITISMISLLILIPLASIVWFATTIPVDKWWRLISAPNVLYAFATSLGTSCIAAIINVIFGVLIAWVLVRYDFPGKTIVNGLIEIPFALPTAVAGITLSKLYSSQGAVGSLFQQWGIQISYSHIGIIIALIFVGIPFVVRTVQPVLEQFDITYEEAAYVLGASKWTLYRRIILPELKPAILTGFGLAFARGIGEYGSVIYISGNSVKEHTQVVSYVIMQKLNYADYTSATAVAVVLLLISFLIMFAINSIHIVQARRVRGA, encoded by the coding sequence ATGAAATTTATGGCACCTAAGGGAAATACACCTATTCCTGGTTTTGGAATGACCTTGGGTATCACAATCTCTATGATTTCATTATTAATTTTGATTCCTCTGGCCTCCATTGTCTGGTTCGCAACTACTATACCCGTTGATAAATGGTGGCGGCTTATCAGTGCACCGAATGTACTGTATGCATTTGCCACCAGTCTTGGAACATCATGTATCGCGGCTATCATTAATGTTATTTTTGGTGTTTTAATTGCATGGGTACTTGTACGTTATGACTTTCCCGGTAAGACTATCGTCAATGGGCTGATTGAAATACCGTTTGCGCTACCTACAGCGGTCGCAGGTATCACATTATCCAAACTGTACTCGTCTCAGGGGGCTGTGGGCAGTTTGTTTCAGCAATGGGGGATTCAGATCTCATATAGCCATATCGGAATCATCATAGCCCTCATATTTGTAGGCATTCCTTTTGTTGTAAGAACGGTGCAACCCGTATTGGAACAATTTGATATAACTTATGAAGAAGCAGCTTATGTGTTAGGTGCATCCAAGTGGACCTTATATCGGCGTATCATATTGCCTGAATTGAAACCTGCCATTTTAACTGGATTTGGCTTAGCTTTTGCGCGAGGTATTGGTGAGTATGGGAGTGTTATTTATATTTCTGGAAATAGTGTAAAAGAACATACGCAAGTTGTATCGTATGTGATTATGCAAAAGCTTAACTATGCTGATTATACAAGCGCCACAGCAGTAGCTGTTGTTTTATTACTTATTTCATTCCTTATTATGTTTGCCATTAATTCTATACATATTGTGCAAGCAAGACGTGTAAGGGGGGCATAA